Proteins encoded within one genomic window of Syntrophales bacterium:
- a CDS encoding HAD family hydrolase has protein sequence MTAAVESMMLFDFDGVLADSLHLYSEAVRLILERIGTPIVSSRADYLELFEGNFYESMAGRGVDLAAFSLAAKEILPGLDYSAMRPFPGLIPVLSSLQKDNLLAVVSSNGSQTIAKALSSFGFLTYFQDILGSDFLFSKREKISHALSKYGVSPSQTYYIGDTTGDIAEAKAAGVVSVAAAWGWHSREKLAAASPDFLIDTPHGLLDLGSKGGRRSASAES, from the coding sequence ATGACGGCTGCCGTAGAATCGATGATGCTTTTCGACTTTGACGGGGTACTTGCAGACTCGCTTCACCTGTACTCGGAGGCGGTCAGACTTATCCTCGAACGGATTGGCACGCCCATCGTCTCGAGTCGCGCCGATTATCTGGAACTTTTCGAAGGGAATTTTTACGAATCAATGGCTGGCCGGGGGGTTGACCTTGCGGCCTTTTCCCTCGCCGCAAAGGAAATTCTCCCCGGCCTTGATTACAGTGCGATGAGGCCTTTCCCGGGACTCATCCCGGTTTTGAGCTCCCTGCAGAAAGACAATCTGCTGGCCGTTGTTTCGTCAAACGGTTCACAGACAATCGCAAAAGCGCTGAGCAGTTTTGGCTTTTTAACCTATTTTCAGGATATTCTCGGCTCTGATTTTCTCTTCAGCAAGCGGGAAAAAATCAGCCACGCCTTATCGAAATATGGGGTTTCCCCTAGTCAAACCTACTACATAGGGGACACGACGGGGGACATTGCCGAGGCGAAGGCAGCCGGGGTTGTAAGCGTGGCCGCCGCCTGGGGGTGGCACAGCCGGGAGAAGCTCGCCGCTGCCTCTCCCGATTTTCTGATCGATACGCCTCATGGCCTGCTTGACCTGGGAAGCAAAGGGGGGCGCCGGAGTGCTTCGGCGGAATCGTAA
- a CDS encoding D-alanyl-D-alanine carboxypeptidase codes for MGIHIIIVLVNPARKKFIDIKGHNYYCTPQLWAQSAGILAGALRCQGFFSHRGGLAIVKRSISVLIILSALFFWPHLSAADGLKLTCRSAILMDMNTGRILYSHFADTRLQPASITKILSLYIADEAIKAGRTRLSDQVRISRKASNTGGSRMFVQAGSEIPLGELMKGIAVVSANDGSVALAEYLGGTVEQFVAQMNRKARELGMFNSNFQNPNGLPAKDQFTTARDMLVLARSYLQRFPEALDLHSTQYFTYNNITQRNRNSLLRHYPDADGLKTGWVAIAGYHIIATAKRGNTRLIAVVMGAKNPGIRARETEQLLDEGFRRINKGNRQG; via the coding sequence GTGGGCATTCATATCATTATCGTTTTGGTAAATCCAGCCCGGAAAAAATTCATTGACATTAAGGGTCACAATTATTACTGTACGCCGCAACTCTGGGCGCAATCCGCCGGCATCCTCGCCGGGGCTCTTCGCTGCCAGGGTTTTTTCAGCCACAGAGGGGGATTAGCCATCGTTAAGCGAAGCATCAGCGTTTTAATAATTCTATCCGCTCTTTTTTTCTGGCCGCACCTGTCTGCAGCCGATGGGCTTAAGCTTACCTGCCGTTCGGCGATCCTCATGGACATGAATACCGGCAGAATACTCTATTCCCATTTTGCCGATACGCGCCTCCAGCCGGCATCAATTACGAAAATCCTCTCCCTGTACATCGCCGACGAGGCGATAAAAGCGGGGCGAACCAGGCTTTCCGACCAGGTAAGGATCAGCCGCAAGGCATCGAATACGGGCGGCTCCCGCATGTTCGTTCAGGCGGGCAGCGAAATTCCTCTGGGAGAACTTATGAAGGGGATCGCGGTTGTATCCGCTAATGACGGATCCGTCGCCCTGGCCGAATATCTCGGGGGAACCGTGGAGCAATTCGTCGCGCAGATGAACCGGAAGGCACGTGAATTAGGGATGTTCAACAGCAACTTCCAGAATCCCAACGGTCTCCCCGCCAAAGACCAATTTACGACGGCTCGGGACATGCTTGTTTTGGCCAGAAGTTATCTGCAGCGCTTTCCGGAGGCGCTCGATCTGCATTCCACCCAGTACTTCACCTACAACAACATAACCCAGCGCAACCGGAACAGCCTGCTGCGCCATTATCCCGACGCGGACGGCTTGAAGACAGGATGGGTCGCAATCGCCGGATATCACATAATTGCGACGGCAAAACGGGGGAACACCCGCCTGATCGCCGTTGTGATGGGGGCAAAGAATCCCGGCATCCGGGCAAGGGAAACGGAACAGCTCCTTGATGAGGGATTCAGAAGGATCAATAAAGGCAATCGCCAGGGGTAA
- the gpmA gene encoding 2,3-diphosphoglycerate-dependent phosphoglycerate mutase: MIRMVLLRHGESAWNLENRFTGWTDVDLTEKGIAEAHQAGRLLKEEGYTFDLAHTSVLKRAIRTLWIVLDEMELMWLPVYRSWRLNERHYGALQGLNKKDTADKYGMEQVHIWRRSYDTPPPALETTDERFSGSDPRYKGLKPAELPGGESLKNTLERVLPYWHEAIVPDLRAGKKLVIVAHGNSIRALVKYLDDVPDNVITELNIPTGIPLIYELDDNLRAVNHFYLGDQDAVAQATASVANQLNKK, from the coding sequence ATGATCAGAATGGTTTTGCTTCGGCACGGGGAAAGCGCCTGGAATCTGGAGAACCGCTTTACCGGCTGGACTGATGTTGATCTTACCGAAAAGGGGATTGCCGAGGCTCATCAGGCAGGCAGGCTTCTGAAAGAAGAGGGTTATACATTCGATCTGGCCCATACGTCAGTGCTGAAGCGGGCGATCCGGACATTATGGATTGTGCTGGACGAGATGGAGCTGATGTGGCTGCCTGTTTATCGGTCGTGGAGGCTCAACGAACGCCATTACGGGGCCTTGCAGGGGCTTAACAAGAAGGATACCGCCGATAAGTACGGCATGGAACAGGTGCATATCTGGCGAAGAAGTTATGACACCCCGCCGCCTGCCCTGGAAACGACAGACGAGCGTTTTTCGGGCAGCGATCCAAGGTATAAGGGGTTAAAGCCAGCGGAGCTGCCAGGGGGGGAATCGCTGAAAAATACGCTGGAAAGGGTGCTTCCCTATTGGCATGAAGCGATTGTTCCGGATCTCCGCGCGGGTAAGAAATTAGTGATCGTGGCGCATGGAAACAGCATCCGCGCCCTGGTGAAGTACCTGGACGATGTCCCCGACAATGTGATTACCGAGCTGAATATCCCGACAGGCATTCCGCTGATCTATGAGCTTGACGACAACCTGCGCGCCGTCAACCATTTCTATCTGGGGGATCAGGATGCTGTCGCCCAGGCAACCGCGTCGGTCGCGAATCAGTTGAACAAAAAGTGA
- a CDS encoding succinate dehydrogenase, whose amino-acid sequence MEDTKNADRIIRRRDSLSLSEWRATQVGMWAWLIQRFSALLIVILISLHLVYPYMVSLQAIMAFLVFLHAALGLRVIFLDLGANTALHKTLFYVMIALAFVLFVIVLKYRILYF is encoded by the coding sequence ATGGAAGATACAAAAAATGCCGACCGTATCATACGCAGAAGGGATTCGCTGAGTCTCTCCGAATGGCGTGCAACGCAGGTGGGAATGTGGGCATGGCTTATACAGAGATTTTCCGCGCTCCTGATCGTTATTCTGATCTCGCTTCATCTGGTCTATCCCTATATGGTGAGCCTGCAGGCCATCATGGCATTTTTAGTGTTTCTCCACGCGGCTTTGGGATTGCGGGTGATTTTTCTCGATCTGGGCGCCAACACCGCCCTCCACAAAACCCTGTTTTATGTCATGATCGCCCTGGCCTTCGTCCTTTTTGTGATCGTGCTTAAATACCGGATATTATACTTCTGA
- a CDS encoding cytochrome b N-terminal domain-containing protein: MEQTLGNKMGAWELLKTKFFYKPLSKDIGWWYTLGSLSLFLFIIQVITGFLLAGNYVPTLAEAYGSVEHIQNELTLGWLIRGVHHWASHFMVLTVFIHLLRAFFHGGYKKPNQFIWVTGLGLFFLTALMALTGYILPWSDRSYWAATILAKVFEFLPLIGGWLANMVGGIQVGGLTLTRYGSLHMILLPMAILAVIANHVALIQIHGEKGPPPREGIEVGTQPFFPYQLAKDAIASLLMMAALFMLARYVGVPADPAAQPLAPINSVPKPEWFILFGYEILKMFEGKSIVIALTVLPLFGIAVLLFLPFYDKNPERAYTKRPLAIATGFGAVILILYLTLIAEVSSPLPGKFFVPDRPLAVKELAGLALFEKNVCYSCHSIEGVGMKNAPDLWKVGTKRDQEFLRNLLKDPDKTLGKKGKMVKYHLDDADREALVSYLRSIDFTHYKAKRIEPSLFRSAHIIYRNEQGITDREVSGRTQQIVALLEKNKEELQEKSPLAKTSREEIAKLAGYFAANYK; encoded by the coding sequence ATGGAGCAGACTCTGGGAAACAAAATGGGGGCGTGGGAACTGCTGAAGACGAAATTCTTTTACAAACCCCTCTCCAAGGATATTGGCTGGTGGTACACGCTGGGCTCTCTCAGCCTTTTTCTCTTCATCATCCAGGTTATAACGGGGTTCCTGCTGGCCGGCAACTACGTTCCTACGCTTGCGGAGGCATACGGCAGCGTGGAGCATATCCAGAATGAACTGACGCTGGGCTGGCTGATCAGGGGCGTCCACCACTGGGCCTCCCACTTCATGGTGTTGACGGTGTTTATCCATCTGCTCCGGGCTTTTTTCCACGGCGGATATAAAAAACCGAACCAGTTTATCTGGGTAACCGGCCTGGGCCTGTTCTTTCTGACCGCCCTGATGGCGCTCACCGGCTATATCCTGCCGTGGTCCGACCGTTCTTACTGGGCGGCCACCATCCTTGCGAAGGTTTTTGAATTCCTGCCGCTGATCGGCGGCTGGCTGGCCAACATGGTCGGAGGCATTCAGGTCGGAGGCCTGACGCTGACCCGCTACGGCTCCTTGCACATGATTCTGCTGCCGATGGCGATTCTGGCCGTTATCGCCAACCATGTGGCGCTCATTCAGATCCACGGCGAGAAGGGACCTCCCCCCCGCGAAGGGATCGAGGTCGGCACGCAGCCATTTTTCCCCTACCAGCTCGCCAAGGACGCGATCGCCTCTTTGCTGATGATGGCGGCCTTGTTTATGCTGGCCCGCTATGTCGGCGTTCCGGCAGACCCCGCGGCGCAACCGCTGGCGCCGATCAATTCCGTCCCCAAACCGGAGTGGTTTATCCTCTTCGGCTATGAAATACTGAAGATGTTTGAGGGTAAATCGATTGTTATTGCCTTAACGGTTCTTCCTTTGTTCGGGATCGCCGTTCTGCTCTTTCTGCCCTTCTACGACAAGAACCCGGAGCGCGCCTACACAAAGAGACCGCTTGCCATTGCCACTGGCTTTGGCGCCGTCATTCTTATCCTGTACCTGACGCTTATCGCCGAGGTTTCCTCGCCTCTGCCTGGTAAATTCTTTGTCCCGGATCGTCCGCTGGCCGTCAAGGAGCTGGCCGGACTGGCGCTTTTTGAAAAAAATGTTTGCTACAGCTGCCACAGCATCGAAGGGGTGGGCATGAAAAATGCGCCCGATCTGTGGAAGGTCGGCACGAAAAGAGACCAGGAATTCTTGCGGAATCTGCTGAAGGATCCCGACAAAACCCTGGGCAAAAAGGGGAAAATGGTAAAATATCATCTCGATGACGCCGATCGGGAAGCGCTGGTGAGCTACCTGCGCAGCATTGATTTTACGCATTACAAGGCGAAGCGGATAGAACCATCCCTGTTTCGGAGCGCCCATATTATCTATCGCAACGAACAAGGGATAACAGACCGGGAGGTCAGTGGCAGGACGCAGCAAATAGTTGCTTTACTTGAGAAAAACAAAGAGGAATTGCAAGAGAAAAGCCCGCTTGCGAAAACCTCCCGGGAAGAGATCGCAAAGCTTGCCGGGTATTTCGCGGCAAACTACAAATAA
- the sdhB gene encoding succinate dehydrogenase iron-sulfur subunit: MAQIGEKAVIEILRYDPQADKKPHYETYEVPVVKGLTVLESLYYILENYDGGLSYRSSCRAAVCGSCGMKINDKFALACRTLVENIKSPRIKVEPLANLPLIKDLVVDMTDFYEKYTLVEPFLIPKEIPPEKEFYQSPDDRKSVDGLVECIMCGACYAACTMAGWDQKFPGPFGMLAADGKLRDTRDKLGSERIVNLSDEHGIWRCHDEFNCMEACPKQLSPTGAIHHLKRTAVKYRFTSPKRKELVDEETKPLPVAFPEAVSARRNFMKTAFWGGTGAIGAGFLLMFPPLFSKPARGWESGWIKWGEMPNLQPDIPLEITYNRQKWERGKLVSYPKRAYLVKDEAGALSAMDPTCTHLGCICYWDESIRMFLCPCHGGAFNKEGKVTLGPPPTPLAHLKVKVEGGILYLQEEGA; this comes from the coding sequence ATGGCTCAAATAGGTGAAAAGGCGGTTATTGAGATACTGCGCTATGATCCTCAGGCAGACAAAAAACCTCATTATGAGACCTATGAAGTTCCCGTTGTCAAAGGGCTGACGGTGCTGGAATCTCTCTACTACATTTTGGAAAACTACGATGGGGGCCTCTCCTACCGTTCCTCATGCCGGGCGGCGGTTTGCGGGTCGTGCGGGATGAAGATCAACGACAAGTTCGCCCTGGCCTGCCGCACCCTCGTCGAAAACATAAAATCGCCCCGGATCAAGGTCGAGCCCCTCGCCAATTTGCCGCTGATCAAGGATCTGGTCGTGGATATGACCGATTTTTACGAAAAATACACACTTGTCGAACCTTTCCTGATTCCCAAAGAGATCCCGCCCGAAAAGGAATTTTACCAGTCTCCCGATGACCGCAAGAGCGTTGACGGCCTCGTGGAGTGCATCATGTGCGGCGCCTGTTACGCGGCCTGCACTATGGCTGGATGGGATCAGAAATTTCCCGGTCCTTTCGGCATGCTGGCCGCGGACGGCAAACTCCGGGATACAAGAGACAAGCTGGGCAGCGAGCGCATTGTCAATCTCTCCGACGAGCATGGGATCTGGCGCTGCCATGACGAATTCAACTGCATGGAGGCCTGCCCGAAACAGCTCTCGCCGACCGGGGCGATCCACCACCTGAAGAGGACAGCGGTCAAGTATCGTTTCACCTCGCCCAAGCGAAAAGAGTTGGTAGATGAAGAGACGAAGCCGTTGCCGGTGGCGTTCCCGGAGGCCGTTTCGGCAAGAAGAAACTTCATGAAAACAGCATTCTGGGGAGGGACCGGGGCGATCGGCGCCGGCTTTCTGCTGATGTTTCCGCCCCTGTTCAGCAAACCGGCGCGGGGTTGGGAGTCGGGCTGGATAAAGTGGGGCGAGATGCCAAATTTGCAGCCGGACATTCCGCTGGAAATAACCTACAACAGACAGAAATGGGAACGGGGTAAGCTTGTTTCCTACCCGAAAAGGGCATATCTCGTCAAAGATGAAGCAGGCGCCCTCTCCGCGATGGATCCCACCTGCACGCATCTCGGCTGCATCTGCTACTGGGACGAATCCATTCGCATGTTTTTATGCCCCTGCCACGGCGGCGCTTTCAATAAGGAAGGGAAAGTCACATTAGGACCTCCCCCGACACCACTGGCCCATCTGAAAGTCAAGGTCGAAGGGGGGATACTCTATCTCCAGGAGGAGGGCGCATAA
- a CDS encoding FAD-binding protein, with the protein MDVHAHELIVVGGGLAGTRAVDEAALRGVDVGWISKIYPIRSHSGEAQGGINAAMCNHPDGKDDSPERHGYDTAKGGDFLGDQDAILIMTEQAPKTVREMDHWGVPFSRFADGSIAQRPFGGAAFPRTCYGADRTGHFLLHAVYQKYLTLKDRVQLYDEYYAVGLIIEDNVCHGLTAFNMRTGKLEAFLGHAVIFGTGGSGRVYGRTTNSYSSTALGVTMPYWAGVPIKDMEFVQFHPTCITGKHILMTEGARGEGGYLINNDGERFMKRYAPKAIELAPRDMVSRSIETELIAGRGINGEKYVYLDIRHLGRAKIDERLPGIKAICVDFLGIDPVTEPIPIRPAQHYSMGGIDCDHTCKTEVEGFYAAGECACVSVHGANRLGGNSLLETIVFGEIAGRNASLAIQGKGAPKDDSLVKEALRKKEKELEELYNRGGSEDPYKIRDEVHDIVDNKVQIFRNKADLESALQEIRAVKKRFRNIRSAAKGSVFNFDRTWTLEIAAGIDLAEVITLGALAREESRGAHSRTDFPNRDDANWQKHTIARFTEDGPELSYKPVTITKWQPEERKY; encoded by the coding sequence ATGGATGTTCATGCCCACGAGTTGATTGTTGTCGGAGGAGGGTTGGCGGGAACGAGGGCAGTTGACGAGGCGGCCCTCAGGGGAGTGGATGTCGGCTGGATATCCAAGATTTACCCCATCCGTTCCCATTCCGGAGAGGCGCAGGGAGGAATCAATGCCGCCATGTGCAATCATCCGGATGGAAAGGACGACAGCCCCGAACGTCACGGCTATGATACAGCCAAAGGAGGGGATTTCCTCGGCGATCAGGACGCGATTCTGATCATGACCGAACAGGCCCCGAAGACGGTCCGCGAGATGGACCACTGGGGCGTTCCCTTTTCCCGCTTTGCCGATGGCTCCATCGCCCAGCGGCCTTTCGGCGGGGCGGCTTTCCCCAGAACATGCTATGGGGCCGACAGAACCGGCCACTTTCTGCTGCACGCCGTTTACCAGAAATATCTGACCCTCAAAGACAGGGTGCAGCTCTACGACGAGTACTATGCCGTCGGCTTGATCATCGAAGATAACGTCTGCCACGGTTTGACCGCTTTCAACATGCGTACCGGCAAGTTGGAGGCGTTTCTTGGCCATGCGGTGATTTTTGGAACCGGGGGATCGGGCCGGGTTTATGGGCGCACCACCAATTCCTACAGCTCCACCGCCCTGGGCGTAACGATGCCATACTGGGCGGGAGTACCAATCAAGGACATGGAATTCGTTCAGTTTCATCCCACCTGCATTACCGGCAAACATATCCTGATGACCGAAGGCGCCCGGGGCGAGGGGGGGTATCTGATCAATAATGACGGGGAGCGTTTCATGAAGCGCTATGCCCCGAAGGCGATTGAACTGGCGCCGCGGGATATGGTTTCCCGTTCCATAGAAACCGAGCTGATCGCTGGGCGCGGCATCAATGGCGAAAAATATGTCTATCTCGATATTCGGCACCTCGGCCGGGCGAAAATCGACGAGAGGCTCCCGGGAATAAAGGCCATCTGCGTGGATTTTCTGGGAATTGACCCGGTCACGGAGCCGATCCCCATCCGCCCCGCCCAGCATTATTCGATGGGCGGGATCGATTGCGACCACACCTGCAAGACGGAGGTGGAGGGGTTCTACGCGGCGGGGGAATGCGCCTGTGTCAGCGTTCATGGGGCCAATCGTCTCGGCGGCAACTCCCTGCTCGAAACCATTGTTTTTGGAGAAATCGCCGGTCGCAACGCCTCCCTGGCGATCCAGGGCAAGGGGGCGCCCAAGGATGACAGCTTAGTTAAAGAGGCGCTCCGGAAGAAGGAAAAGGAACTGGAGGAGCTTTACAATCGCGGCGGTTCGGAAGATCCCTACAAAATCAGGGACGAGGTGCATGACATCGTTGACAACAAGGTACAGATCTTCAGAAATAAGGCTGATTTGGAGTCTGCCCTGCAGGAGATTAGGGCGGTCAAGAAGCGGTTCCGCAATATCCGCTCCGCCGCCAAGGGCAGCGTCTTCAATTTTGATCGGACATGGACCCTGGAGATTGCTGCCGGCATAGACCTCGCGGAGGTGATCACGCTCGGCGCCCTTGCCCGGGAAGAAAGTCGGGGAGCTCACTCCCGAACGGATTTTCCGAACCGCGATGATGCAAATTGGCAGAAACACACCATCGCCAGATTTACGGAAGACGGCCCGGAGCTTTCCTATAAACCTGTCACCATAACGAAATGGCAACCGGAAGAAAGGAAATATTAA
- the sucD gene encoding succinate--CoA ligase subunit alpha: MAILLDEESRIVIQGITGSEGSFHTREAVKMGTRIVAGVTPGKGGAELDGIPVYECVADAVKRHGANVSAIYTPAAFTPDAVFEAIEAGIELIVCMTEGIPVLEMVRVKQALKGSRARMIGPNCPGITTPGVGKVGFMPNFIHKQGNVGVVSRSGTLTYEVIWQLTNLGIGQSTSVGIGGDPIVGSGFTDILYLFEHDPQTEAIVMIGEIGGTAEEEAAEFIISQVKKPVVSFIAGRTAPPGRRMGHAGAIISGGKGTAADKFKALENAGVIVEKNPAELGQRMAEILKKKIAMSDSVFPLTKREKKL, from the coding sequence ATGGCCATATTGCTGGATGAAGAGTCACGGATTGTAATTCAGGGGATCACCGGCTCCGAAGGGAGCTTTCACACCCGGGAAGCGGTGAAGATGGGAACAAGGATTGTTGCCGGCGTTACTCCGGGCAAAGGGGGTGCAGAATTGGACGGCATCCCCGTTTATGAGTGCGTGGCGGATGCCGTTAAAAGGCATGGGGCCAATGTTTCCGCGATCTACACGCCGGCGGCCTTTACCCCGGATGCCGTCTTCGAGGCTATTGAAGCGGGCATTGAGCTTATAGTCTGCATGACGGAGGGAATTCCCGTCCTCGAGATGGTTCGCGTAAAACAGGCGCTGAAGGGGTCCAGGGCCAGAATGATCGGCCCGAACTGCCCGGGAATCACAACCCCGGGAGTAGGAAAGGTCGGCTTCATGCCGAACTTTATCCATAAACAGGGAAACGTCGGAGTTGTCTCGCGCAGCGGCACCCTCACCTACGAGGTGATCTGGCAGTTGACGAATCTGGGAATAGGCCAGTCAACCTCGGTAGGAATAGGCGGAGACCCGATTGTCGGCTCAGGCTTTACGGACATCCTGTACCTGTTCGAACATGATCCGCAGACAGAGGCTATTGTCATGATTGGCGAGATCGGCGGCACGGCGGAAGAAGAGGCGGCGGAGTTCATCATCTCGCAGGTGAAAAAACCGGTCGTCTCCTTTATTGCCGGCAGAACCGCCCCGCCGGGACGGCGGATGGGGCATGCCGGGGCGATCATCTCCGGCGGAAAAGGAACAGCCGCCGATAAATTCAAGGCCCTCGAAAATGCCGGCGTTATCGTGGAGAAAAATCCCGCCGAGCTGGGTCAGCGGATGGCGGAAATTCTCAAAAAAAAAATAGCAATGTCAGACTCCGTTTTTCCCTTGACAAAAAGGGAAAAGAAGCTTTAG